From the genome of Podospora bellae-mahoneyi strain CBS 112042 chromosome 2, whole genome shotgun sequence:
GCCAAGAAGCTGGCCAACGACATCGATGCCGCTCTGAACTACATGACCGCTGAGATCACGCCCGACTCGCTCTATGCCACCAAATTTGCGGCCTTGGACGACATGCGGGCTGTGTTGGAGAGCATTCTCCGCTGCCCCAAGCCTCTTCTGAGCGCTCTATCCCGACAGCCATCGTTCAAGAGTTGGGACATCAaattgatggtggtgttgaagcaTCTGAACTGCGATGTCATGGGCAAGCTCAAGTGTGGCAAATTCAGATGCGGCGAGCAGGAGACACCTACTCAGTGGATGAAAGACATGAAGCGCCTGTGTCTCCTCCACGAGATTACGGACAAAAAGAAAGGTCTTCAGTCATTGGATCGACCATGCCTTTCAGTTCAAGTATGAGAGGGTGCAAGCAACCACGATCCCGCAGGCTGTGAAGCACGAGGTGACCATCCGACAGAAGAGTCTGGTGAGTCCTGTTTGCCCATCTCTGCCTGGTTTTCCAGAAGATAGCAATTCCTTGGCTAACATTTGTTGGAGCCTGTGCCCTCCCCAGCTGAAGCTTCATCCTCGCAGAACCCTTCACTTGAGCCCGACCTGGCTGGGCCTTCCGAGAGCGCCTCCTCGTCCGAGCCGGTCAAGACAGAGCCCCCCAAGGCAAAGTTGACCAAGGGTGAGCTCAAAAACATGGtctctccccttttcccctctaTTCTCGAGCAGATCATGACCTCCACAGCTCTCGCCCATGCCTCAGCCATTCCTGCGCTCAGGGCGGTCCGGAAGATCAAGGCTGCGGCCGAATCATCGATGGCCCAAGACTGGGCTCGAGTTGCCGGGGTTGTACACAGCGGCCTCAACGATCGCTATTGTATCCGCAAGACCTACCGCCACGGATTTAGTGTTCACGCCTATGCCAACGAGTCGGCCGAAGTCACGGACGAGGCACTCACCAAGTTCTATATGGAGCTCAAGAACCTTTACAAGCCCCTTCTCGCCACCAAGATAGCCGCTTTGGAGAGTTGTCGCAAGGTTCTGGAAGATCTCCTATGCTGCCCCGACGAACTGAGAGATGCCATTTGCTTCCATGTCGGTTCCGATCAAACCAATACTTGGGCCTTCAACATGGTGAAGATTTTGGACTGTTTTGAAGACGGGGAGATTTACAAACTGGTCAAGGGCGAAACGGATGAGCCGAATGAGTTTTGGACGAAGCGCAGCGTGCCAGCTCTGATGGAGCTTGTGAAGGACAAGGCGCCAGTCGGCCACCCCGACAGAAGAGAGTTCTTTCGTGGTGGTCTCCGAGAGGTCTGGCTGCGCGTGTATGCCGCAGTCATCAAGTATGGACCCCCCCCCAAGACGCTCATGTTTGAGCGCCTATGTGTCTGTTGTTATTGCGACGAccttgatgaggaagatTACTGCTCTTGTGGGAACGGCGAGGGCtttgacgatgaggaggatgaaagCTTCCATGAAGCGATGTTGGCCTTGTTGTCTCCGAATCCTTTTCTGCTCTGAATGGGTGATTTTGGAAGAGGTTTGGCTGAATGATCGAGGGAAATATCGTGGAAAAGTTTGACCAGAGTAAGGAATGGATATACAGCAATGTCTTTGGTCACTAGCTGGGCTGACGACTATTCATTGTACTGTATGAGGTTCTCTTGTAAAAAATACTTTATTCCATGTTCATTGAACACAATGCGTGAAACACCAGACCCAAGACATATCACAGCCAGAATTACCAGTCACAACTCCATTGTGTCTTCCTAGGGTAGTTGAAACCCCATTCACACCTCCCCCtaccccttcaccccctcccaggcGGACACACAACCAGTCTAGACCTTCACGTCGTTAATAATGAGGCCCATGATAATCCCAAAAACCGTGCTACCTGGTGTTTTCCATATGCTCCTTACAATTCACGCCTGAGCACAACTAAGCTGTCTCTACTCCACGGCACTACCTTTAGTACTACAGCTCGTTACTGTATAAATCTCGCATGCTCTACCCTATAAAGCGGCTTCATGATCCCATCCGATAGAATATCAACCCTAGCAGTATGTTCCACACTGATGTATCACCTCTCAACTTGCTCGATAACCCACTTGTATATGAAATTGATACACCTGGTCCTGGTGAGGATCCGCTCCGGTTGTACATAGACAGTTCATGGAACTTAAAGATCAGATCCGAATTTAGtcggtgtgtgtggtgttcTAATATATTGATTACTGTATTGTTAAGTACGAAAAGACCTAAATCCATGAGATATTGGAGATCGTCGAATCTTATTATTCTAGCTATTTTATTGGGCAGCTTGTTGGCATGCCAGTAGCTATCTTCTAGGCCATTTGACTGCTTCCTCACGGCTTACGTTTGCAAGCTTAGATAAAGCCTTCGAATGTTGAAATAAACATAATTAAAAGGGTTGAAGTATCCCAGAAATGCATGGTCTTTTGTTACGTTGATGTGGGGACAAAAGGGGGGTTGCCCGGGAGATAAAAAGGGGGTGTAAACAAACATCCCCTATCCTCCGAGTGCGAAATTGTTACTAATCTACACCACCGCAAACCGAACGCATGAGCAAAATGAAATGCTTCTTTCCCTGTACTGTTTGATGCTACATGATATCTGTACATAATATTCCCATCTGAACAGTTGAAGACAACACATACGCTGCCTCTGCATTAGGTTTACTCCAGGCTTTTACTAATAACTGGGCTGTTGTTATTGCTCAACAATACGAAGAAATACAGACGAAAGGTGGCAGGTGGGAAGGTAAGTTGTTAGACCCACCGAAGAGATTGCGTAAGAGTTTTCCAAGTTTATGAAGACAATACATAGTTCCACGTGATGCCCTAAGagtcaaagacaacaaatGACCACGGCACTTACCCCAATAGCAATTACAGGAAAAAGAGGGCACGTGCTCACAAGAAAATGTATTCTTATCTAGACTTATGGAAGACCTAATTTCCGCCTTATTTGAGAGAATAAAGACAATACGTCCTTGTTCGTCTGAAGTCCAAGGCAACAACACGGCTTTGGCACTTGCCTTGATAGAAAAACGCTCGGGCCACTTGAGAAGACTCCCTGGTATATATATCTCGTTCCTGTAgctttctctccctctcttcctctctttttctcttcttcacagCTCTCACATTGTAAgttttcttttcgtcttgAAGCTACTTTTTTCTTATCTTGAAGCCGCCTTTTTCGTCTTGAAGCtacttttttttgtcttcACCTGTTTTTGTCCCACAATTAACGTGAAATTACCTAACATCAAGCATTGCCAAGTTGTACCAGTATCTGGCCAGTCCCGCCGAGCTCGCCCTCATAGGCCGTGTAAGTCTTCCCttcaaccatcaacccccccaccatgAGATCTCAAAAGCTAAACCCCTCTGCGGGACCACCATCGCCCCTCTTATGGCCCCctacctcaccatcaccaaccgcccccccgccatcacccACCTACACATGTTCACTCCCATCTGGAGCACCCTCTCGGAAAAGTTGGCTGAGTTTGACTCCAAAGCCCCGACCGAAAAGGCCAAGAACATCCCCGACATCCTCGAGAGCGCCAACACGGCCCTCGCCCAGATCACCAGCAcctccagcctctccctccacggGAACTTTGCCGCTCTCGAGACGATCCGGATGATTCTTACCGCGCTCTTTTGTGCGCTTGTTTGGTGCCGCGCGGGCGCGAATCCGGAAGCGAGCACGCTCGTCCAACACATGCACGGGTGTACGGGTGCTGAGGCGCTGAACAAGGTTTTTATGGGGCTGGTTCTGTGGCAGATGAACCGGTTGATTTTCAAGGATGGGGGGGCTTGGTTGGAGGATCTGGGGGTtttggctgctgaggaggaggtagggttggtttggggggaggttagGAGGGTTTGGCAGAGCATGAtcgcgaggaagagggttattttgtttgagaaggagcagagggaggcggagatgaGGGAGTTTAGGAGGATTAAGGAGGGTGgtaggagggggaaggtagaaggggtggttggtgaatgatgatgaggctggTACTTGGGATATTCGGTGGAGTTGTATtttggtgggcttggtgtttgggttgttttATATCTGGGgttttttgttgctggttgggggggggggagcgGGTTGAATGGTTATTTGGTTTCGTTGAAGCGCTGCAAAAACGCCCGTTATCAACATGGTATTCGACAGAATTTGAGATTAGTTGATATTGCCGCGGGATAACATTTGCCTGCTGCCTGCTACGGCCATGTGTGCTTTCCTAGGTACTCATCCGAGCAATGAACATCAGACGCCTGAAGCCTGATGACGACTCGCCATATGACTAACAATGAATTTGGTGAGGATCACAATCTTGATAGCACTGGAGGAAGACGGCTGGTGGAAGGTGGAAAAAGGGAGAGTACTGGGGGACTGCTCCACGTGAAATGTTCTCACCAAAAAAGCGTGACTAGGTGATCTTTCTGCTAGCAagtggggatgatggggatgaaggcAAACAGTGCTTCAGATGGTTGCTCTCATCCTATCTCGCTGATGAAACCAGCAGTTCCCCATACAGTTGCAGGAGAGAAAACAGAGCAACAATCCACTAGCAAACAATAGACTTGGTCTTTCACTGCCTTCCACTTCTTGCTACCATAGCCCTTGTATGTTCCGGCCTCTGGCTCTGTTGCCCCCTAACAGCAACGACACGTCTTATTGCTTTGTTTATATACATACCCACGCCGCGAGCAACAAACAATATTCCCTTTTTCTCGCAATATCTTCACCTCGCCTTCCATACGCCATCTCTGCAACCACAATGGCGGACTGCACTCAACATAACCCGACCGAGGTCATAGGCCTGATGGATGACACCGATAACGATGTAATCTCCTTTGAAGCATTTTTTCCATTCGAATGCTAACCTTCATGTAGACGTCCTACGACCAAAAGGCCGCCATCTTAAAGCTAGTTTCCTCACTCCCAGACCAAGCACTGCTGGAAACCATCATCGAAGCCCCCCTCgtcgccaacctcctccagcaaaaAGCCACCCttaccaaaaaaaaaaaaaagaaaaaaaaactccacAATACTGAATGGATGACCAAGACGAAGAGAATAGTCGACATTTTGACTGTTTACTACAAGAATAAGGATCATGACTGGGGTGTGACACAGCAACCGGAGCGCATTGGGGCGGAAAGTCAAGGATCTTCTCGACTCGATATTCGGAATTGTCACGAGGGACCCCTCGCACAGCAAGTgtgatgctgttgaggcgatggtggtgctgttcaGCAATTTGGTGTATGCCGGTCTTGGTCAGCTGAGGAGTGTGGCACTCTCGATTTGAGCAGTAGCCATAGTGATCGACGACTGTTCTTCCCGCCCTGACGTGGTGTACCATGGACAGGGCACAAGTTTCTAAGCAGGGGAATACGTAATGTCACTGGAGAGGATTTTACAGCTGTGTTGTATCCCGACTTCGACAGAGCTTCGACATAATATCGTCAGTGAGGGCCGATATATCTCCCGATCTCATAAGAGCTTGCTTTACTTGACATCGAATTACAGAAACTGGCAATCTTTcaaaaacaaccaacagGTATTACAAGATACTTGCAAAGCTGGTCTTAGTGTCTGTGATATGTCAATGGCCGTAGGAAGGCTCTTTCCCCGCCTTCCATTTATTGCCCCCTCTGTTGCTCCTGCCTTTTGTGAAAGCGATGCGACCCCGCGACCTGGCGctgtttgtttacttttgtGGGTGCTCAAATTTTCTCTGCtactttttctctcttgctcTTTCTGTCTTCTCTCCCCACCCAGCACTTCGGCTttcgccaccatcaccatggcaaAATACCAACCggccaagctggaggaggccgacACTGCCTCGTCGGCGGTTAGATTGGCTCCAGACCTTGGGACCGCCATCAGCATCGCACTTGAAAGCATTGGGTCAAAAGCCTCAGTCACCTCGCCATTATGAGCTCAAAATCGGGGCATTGAAAGCGATGTGGGGCATTCTAACTCGCTCTAGGTCCCGCCCCAACCAAGCATGGGTATTACCGGTACCTTGTGTTGGAGAGGCACATTGCCTAGTAGATAGAACCCTCCCAGAACAATAAAAGAGTCTCTCAACATCAGGAACAAGCTGAGCTCGACCAAGGGATCTGATCAAGGCTATATAACAGTCTCGATGTTAGTTGTTCTACACGATGCATATCTCGACATACCAACAAGGTGTAATCCTTCGATTACGTTACAAAGAGCAGTGCTGTTAAATACAGGCTCACTCGGGACACTTCTACACAGGTGGATAGATCACTTCACCGTCAGCTCAACACATCCAAGGGGGTGAGGACCAAAAGATGCGACCTCCGTGATCGAAGGGGTTTCATACAAATTCATGGATGTCCCTCCCATTACGGTTCTCGTTGACTAGCCCGAAAAGCAGGGCATTGAGATGTGAACGAGGGCTCTTCACCGCCTTCTATGGGCTCCTaccttcttttgctcctgCTTTGTTGCTCCTTCCGTTTTTAATTGGGCACAAAACGGCTCTCCTTGACCACACAATTTCACTGGGTTATTTTTCGTGGGTGCCAAaattctcttctcctccctcatctctTCTTCGCCCGTAATCAGCCAACTTCTCAGTTCACCATGCTGACCACGGCCCCCGAGTCAGGCGAGAGAGCGACCCCAGCCCCGAAGGAGGTTAAGGGAGTGGTTTATCCCAAGGTGAGTCGTCGCGTCTTACCTATATTTCCATGTCATGAGAAGCGGAAGCTAATAGTGTTTCTCAAGCGCTATGACCGTTTCGACTTCCATGTTGGACCAGCTGTTTGGGGTTATCAGTGAGGACATCAGTGAACAGGCGGTCGGAGGTGCCCGTGAGAATGGCAGTCTCCAGGTCGGCACCTTCCTCAAGCCCCTGCCTCCCATCGCTTCTGCCACCCGTGGTCAGCGGCTCCTAAGGGCCTACACTAGGTTATTAGGGTACCTCTTTGTCCCCAGGAAATTGCTTCTCTCTTTTATCTTCTACACCCCACATTCAACCTCGCACCCGCAGCCACCATCATGGCAAACATCAAGACGGAGACCGCGGATGAGGGCGTAACTGCTGCCGACCTCGGCTTAAGTCCCTGTTCATTTCTAACGGAGTATTCAAGCGACTAACCGAATATTCGTGGTCATTCTAGGCTATCAAGAAAGCCCCATTTTCCATGGCGGAGTCCGAGTTGCGAGAGATCCTGGTACTGGCCATAGATCGCCACCCCGCAATACATCCCATTGTCCAATGGCACCTTGACAAGCTTCGGGACAGCAATCTAGGCGGTTTCCAAGACGACTTTGAGAAAACCCGTTGCGAAGTTTACGCATGTGCTTCAGAGCCTTGTTATTCCGATCCCAAGGCAATCGGAGCATGCATCAAGCGATACTTTGAGAAGCTTCTGAACGTGGCTACCCGAGAGTCGCCCTATGAGGCGAGGTACTCGGTGGCGGAGTGGTTCCTTCGCGTGCTGAACCTGCTTGTTTTCACCAGCGATCCTCATGACGTAAGAAAAGAGATCTGGAGTCATAGAGATGGCTCTTGCTTGAAACGAGTGATGCTGGTTTGCTGCTTCAGAACTGCTGAGAGTGGTCGACTCCTTCGCGATCACAACAGCCTGATCATGCTCAAGATGGACTTAATCACAGCGAATGCCAAGGATCTCCCGGAACTTCTTCGCGAATTCGAGCCAACTATCCACATTATTAAAAGCTGGAGAGCTGAATCAAGGGGCTAAGGAAAATGAGGGAATGAACGGTGGGCTGGAGTTGGAGGCTGACCAGAGGAAACTACATTGCCGGAGTGCTCAAAGGATTGCGAAGGACAAGGAACCATGGGAACAACCTGCAGATAGCTTCACTTTGAAGACAATCACAACCCCTCTCTCACTACCAGCTTCTCTGATGTGacacaaacccaaacccccatctATCATCCCAATGaccatcccaccaccgacGTAGCACATCTCACTAACTTGACAGCCACCAAAAAAGCACCTAGACCCAATTACggcaaccccttccccagaaaagacaccccccaccccagcGTCGTATCCACCGACCCGACAACTCGGAACGCTGCCCATCAAAAGAGGCGTAGAGAAGTCAACACACACGCCGAACAACCCAACGAGCCTGATTGCCTACCCCGCATAGCCCGTCGTGAAATATAAAATCACCTTACCTCTCTCCGTCTACAGACTGTAGAAACTGTCCATGATTGTCGCCCCTCCAATCACAGCGCCATGATCAAAACAAATACACCaacattaccaccaccagcactgCCATCGTCAACGCTAGCTaccaaaacaaccaccaccatcgccaccaccgccaccaccatcaagtcCTACAGACAGTGAGTACACTCTTCAGCGATAGCACAATCGCGACCTCCTGGCCTTCACCCATCTACACAATGACGTCTTCCTTTCAGAAAACTGTATAAAAGCCAAAGTCCAAACCTCTGTGTAACACCgaccctccctcccccttgtTCACACAGCATGACATAAAACCCTCCCCCTTAACTAACCCCTTCAACCCAGAAAACCAAATCAACAAACCAAGCCAACGCGCACCTACCTCCAACCGTTTCACAACATatcaccctccccagcccagtTACACAGCCCATATCACAACCCTGCTATCCCTCATGCAcctacccaccaccacctccaacaacaacccatccCCATTCACACATCCAACCCCGCCCTATCATACATCATACACTTCTCACAATCACAAACCCAAAAACTCCAGACACCAATCATCCATTCATTCACCTCtacccaacatcatcatccgtTCATGACTCATCCGGCTGTCTCTTCGTACAcattccccccatctccgtcatcatcatctcgtGTCAAAAAGGCCATGCCATACTGCTGGTATCTTCTCTCCTACACATCCCGCTCATGAACTTCGTCAAGGTCTAATAACCCGtcccaaaaagaaaccaaCTAaaaccatccatcccaaTATATCAACAAAAAAGCTTAAcggaaagagaagaaaagaaatcaTCGTAACCCACCCGCCCCCTTTGTACCCCGCTTGCTATGCCCGAGCCGACACAAAGACAAAAAATGCCACCATCCCGAAAAGCCCAAGCCCACAATGCCATGGTTTACCCCCAAAAGAAATGACAGCcatataaaaaagaaaatttCGTCAAGTAAGGTATACAGCCCtgccctcttctctctcatGTTGTGTTGCTCAGTTTTCTTCCCTCTTGATATAAGGCTTCCCTCGTCGTCCGTGTCCGCCCGGCGGGGGGGTGTTAATCGCTGTCAGTCCTCTAGGTCCCACCATCCTGTTTTCTATTTCGTTAGTCAGCTGtccttccctttcttccccgCCTCTGCCAGCCAGAGTAAAGACTTACCAGTCCTGCATGGCCAACCACTCGCTCCAcgccgcctcggccgcctgaatctccttctccgtcGTGTTTTGCAACGGCTTCAAAAATGGTATCGTCTCCTCTGCCCCCATGTCATACGCCGCCTTGACATCCAGCCAGCTGTTGCTCTTTGTCGCAAACAGATaattcctcctctcctgctcgTGGAACTGCCCTATCCCTCTCTGCCAGTCGTCCCCAAAGAACCCATGGAGCACGGCCGGAAAGTCGAACCCGGTCGCCACCAGTCGGCGGATATACGGCAGCAGCGAGATGTGGGATGGGAATCCCCCTAACAGACCTGCCCCCCCGGGCCCAGCCATCCCGGGTCCAACACCGGCTGCTCGACCCGACGAGCCCTGTGCGCTAAACCCGGCAGCTAATCCAGGGCCACCACCCGAAGGGGAATTGGCCCGCGAGGATAAGACCGGATTTGTGGATCTCTGAAAGGGCAGCTGGATGTTGAcaaaggcggcgagggccTGGATCGGACCTTCGTACTGGGCGTGGTCGAGAAAGTATCGCAAACAGGACTGGAAGTAGGGATGCCACTCGAAGATGTCGAACTGGGCGTCGGCAAAGGGCTGGACGGGAGGACTGTTACTAAAGTTCTGAGACGACCGGCACGAAGAGGGCTCGTTGTGAGGATAATAGAAGGCTGGAGCCGGCCCGGAGGGAGACCAAAATACCTGTTCCCCTTGGAAGTTGTCACCTGGCCGAGGCATCGCCATGGTCGGTGTTGGTTTCGTTGGACGAACGGGGGTGTTCGATGTTCCAAGTCCCTGAAGTGGAGAACTGTTGTGGTGTCAGCAGTGTTGGTTGTCAACACACACAATTGCACACGAAAGCCAAGAGAGCAAAGCAGATGGTTCAGTACCCAGGAGTCCAACGTGTCTAATAACACAATTCTTGAAGGGAGACAGTCTGAGCAGCGGGTGGTTTGTTGGTCGTCTTCGCTCTCAGACCTCTTCTCGAATGTTGGAAGGATGGAAGCGTCCACTGTTCGCGTGTGAATCTGCACTGAACCGTCGGCAACAACAGCCTGGTACAGGTCGGTTGGAACGTTGATCAAGCGAGGTATTGCGCTACAGCTGGAAATAGATACAGCATGAAAGATTGCCACCAGGGGGACACGGGGGAGGTCTGGGGATAAgatggggggatgatgaatggGGGCGGCAACTGCGTTAGGGCGCTTGGGAGGGATCCTTTTTATAGCCGCCCGCGCTTGACCAAACCTTGGGACGACGTGCATATGCCTGCCCCGGGAAAAAtagcaagaaaaaaaaacgtgTTGCGTGAGAGGACAATGCAGCCCACAGGACAACAACGCTCAAGAGCCTGCGACCCTGACGAAGCCAAGACAGCCTGACGGCAAGGCGAGGATGCCGCTGCAGCTGAGCCGTAGTTAGCTCCCGGGGAGAGAACAGGGTCCACGGTACCTGGTGCACAGCTGCGGGAGATTCGTAAGATCagtggggatgatgatgatcaacAGGATCCAAGAAGCTCTCATCGACCTACACACCGACTCTAGGCAGGGGGTATGCCATGCGCGGTACAGGGCAGGACCAGCATGACCAGCTTCGGGTCCGAGGGGGTCGATGCCTGCTACAGCAATCGATGGGCTTGTCGTAGAGCGCGTAGACGTATCATAGGCTGGTCATGGTGTCATCCGAAGTGGTCAATTAGCTGCTGATGACCAGAAGTAGTGGGAGAATCAGACAGGAGAGGCTCGATGCTGCCGACTTTCCGTGTCGGACTTCATCATCGGCAGCCAGGCACACAAAAGACAAGACGGAGAAGCTGTGGGAGAAGGGCGAATAAGGCTAgacagggggggggggtagcTTCGTACCTACA
Proteins encoded in this window:
- a CDS encoding hypothetical protein (EggNog:ENOG503P25U), giving the protein MHVVPRFGQARAAIKRIPPKRPNAVAAPIHHPPILSPDLPRVPLVAIFHAVSISSCSAIPRLINVPTDLYQAVVADGSVQIHTRTVDASILPTFEKRSESEDDQQTTRCSDCLPSRIVLLDTLDSWGLGTSNTPVRPTKPTPTMAMPRPGDNFQGEQVFWSPSGPAPAFYYPHNEPSSCRSSQNFSNSPPVQPFADAQFDIFEWHPYFQSCLRYFLDHAQYEGPIQALAAFVNIQLPFQRSTNPVLSSRANSPSGGGPGLAAGFSAQGSSGRAAGVGPGMAGPGGAGLLGGFPSHISLLPYIRRLVATGFDFPAVLHGFFGDDWQRGIGQFHEQERRNYLFATKSNSWLDVKAAYDMGAEETIPFLKPLQNTTEKEIQAAEAAWSEWLAMQDWMVGPRGLTAINTPPPGGHGRRGKPYIKREEN